A window of the Oncorhynchus keta strain PuntledgeMale-10-30-2019 chromosome 21, Oket_V2, whole genome shotgun sequence genome harbors these coding sequences:
- the LOC118376361 gene encoding parapinopsin-like: MMQLPASLLNASSYLGPSPEGKELLPRAGFITLSIVMAMFTVPAIVLNSTVIVVSLMNKQLRQPLNYALVNMAVADLGTALTGGVLSVVNNALGYFSLGRTGCIIEGFSVALFGITSLCTVALIAIERMFVVSKPLGPISFQTKHAVGGVALSWVWSLLWNTPPLFGWGRYELEGVGTSCAPDWHNRDPNNVSYILCYFLLCFAVPFLIIVASYSKLIYTLRQVSAMGCIEGGAAAKAEAKVARMVVLMVVTFLVSWLPYATLALVVVSHPDAPISPLLGTVPVYLAKSSTVYNPLIYLYMNKQFRRYAVPFLLCGRDPWPSEEEGSEMQTTVATINNKVSPS, translated from the exons ATGATGCAGCTGCCAGCCTCTCTCCTCAACGCTTCGTCCTACCTGGGACCGTCCCCCGAGGGCAAGGAGCTCCTGCCCCGAGCCGGCTTCATCACCCTCTCCATCGTCATGGCTATGTTCACCGTACCGGCCATTGTGTTGAACTCCACGGTGATCGTGGTGTCGCTGATGAACAAGCAGCTGAGGCAACCTCTGAACTACGCCCTGGTCAACATGGCCGTAGCTGACCTGGGGACAGCGCTGACTGGTGGGGTTCTGTCTGTGGTCAACAACGCTCTGGGGTACTTCTCCCTGGGACGGACCGGCTGTATCATAGAGGGATTCTCTGTGGCTCTGTTTG GTATCACGTCACTGTGCACGGTAGCTCTGATTGCCATAGAGAGGATGTTTGTGGTGAGCAAGCCGCTAGGACCAATCTCGTTCCAGACCAAGCATGCGGTTGGGGGTGTGGCCTTGTCATGGgtttggtctctcctctggaacACCCCGCCCCTATTCGGCTGGGGAAG GTACGAGCTGGAGGGCGTGGGGACATCGTGCGCCCCGGACTGGCACAACCGGGACCCCAATAATGTGTCATATATCCTGTGCTACTTCCTGCTGTGTTTCGCCGTGCCCTTCCTCATCATCGTGGCCTCTTACTCTAAACTCATTTACACCTTAAGACAG gtcTCTGCAATGGGCTGTATAGAAGGGGGTGCAGCAGCCAAGGCGGAGGCTAAGGTGGCCCGCATGGTGGTTCTGATGGTGGTTACTTTCCTGGTCAGCTGGCTGCCCTACGCTACCCTGGCCCTCGTGGTGGTCTCCCACCCTGATGCCCCCATCAGTCCTCTGCTGGGCACTGTGCCAGTCTACCTGGCCAAGAGCAGCACAGTGTACAACCCTCTCATCTACCTCTACATGAACAAACAG TTCCGGAGATATGCAGTGCCCTTCCTGCTGTGTGGGAGGGACCCATGGCCATCtgaggaggaggggtcagagatgcaGACCACTGTGGCAACCATCAACAACAAAGTCTCCCCCAGTTGA